Genomic segment of Candidatus Cloacimonadota bacterium:
GCAGTTATGTCCAACCTGAACCAGATTATCGATCTTTGAACCTTTTCCGATAACTGTTGAACCGATAGTTGCTCGATCGATCGTGGAATTTGCTCCGATTTCAACATTATCTTCAATGATCACATTTCCAACCTGCGGAACTTTATGATGAATTCCCTGATCAAAGACATATCCGAAACCATCTGCACCGATCACACAGCCGGCGTGAATAATAACATTGTTTTTAATGATGCAGTCTTCATAGATCGTTGTATTCGGATAAACATGGCAATTGGAACCGATCTGCACATTATCCTGAATAACGCAATTACTCTCGATTCTGGATTTTTCCTCGATGATCACATTTTCTCCCAGAACAACATTGGATCTTACAATTACATTTTTCCCGATATTGGCAGATTTTGGAATGCTTGCTGAACGAGATATTTTTTCAATGATTTCTGAAGTACTCATTTCCAGCCATTTCTGAACGAGCATCATAAAATGGATGTATGGTTTTTCAATTAATAGAAGATTTGTATCCATTTTCAGAGTTGGATCAAAATCTTCAGGAACAAAGATGAGACCGGCTTTTGAATTTTTA
This window contains:
- the lpxD gene encoding UDP-3-O-(3-hydroxymyristoyl)glucosamine N-acyltransferase → MKKFKLYLTSKQISSQIDGKLIEFHQNDLTNVAELNEADEHSVCFYENPKYIDDLKNSKAGLIFVPEDFDPTLKMDTNLLLIEKPYIHFMMLVQKWLEMSTSEIIEKISRSASIPKSANIGKNVIVRSNVVLGENVIIEEKSRIESNCVIQDNVQIGSNCHVYPNTTIYEDCIIKNNVIIHAGCVIGADGFGYVFDQGIHHKVPQVGNVIIEDNVEIGANSTIDRATIGSTVIGKGSKIDNLVQVGHNCKIGENSILCAQVGLAGSTEIGNIVYLAGQVGVAGHLKINDGAMIGAQSGISGDVPQNAKYLGYPAIDAGLQKRIFAVQRKLPEIVRFFNKKIKEEKQKENS